AAATCTATTGTAAATTAGGGGATACCTTAGTTTTTAGCTCTGTTCAACATCAAACAAAAGAATATATTGTTAACCAAGGCAGTTTTGTAAGTTTCAATTTTAAAATTTATTTAGCTTTAAAAACCTATGAATTAGATGAATTTGAACTTAAAAAACATAACCTTTCAGGAGTTTTAGCTTTGGATGTATCTCAAGTAAAAGAAAATGAAAACGAGATTAGTGCAGTTTCACTTGGCTTGCCAAATGCTGGCATTCCTAAATTAAAGCCTATTGATAGAAAAATTTATACGGCCAGCACAAGCAATGGAATGATTCCTTTAGATTTGATTTTAAATACCCTTAATGGCACTATAAAAAGGTTAAAAAATCAAAAGAAAATTATTGAAGATAATGAAGATGTAGCAGAACTTTACAGCGAATATAAATTTAATTTAGGTGCAGATTTTAAAATTGCTAAAGAAGATGAATACAGATTTTTATATTATTGCAGAAGCGATTCTTCTTTTATTGCTGAACGTTCAAAAACCAAATTTGAGTTTATAAACTTCTTAAAATTGAAAGCAAAAGAGTTCAATCAGCTAAAAAATGATTAATTTGGCTCAATAATTGATTTTTATCTTTTCATGAAAACAAAACACACTTTATTAATACTTTTTATCATTCCACTTTTATCGTTTACAACGCACAAATATTATTTGAGTTTAACACAACTTACCTATAAAAGCGAGTCAAAATCAATACAAATTATTATGAACGTTTTTATGGATGATATTGAGCTCGCTTTGAATAAAGATAATGATATCGATTTGCAATTAACTACCAAAAAAGAACTAAAAAATAATGATGTTTATTTTGAAAATTACTTAAAAGAAAAACTCCTTTTTAAAGTGGATGGAAAAGCAAAAAACTTTAATTATATTGGCAAAGAATATGAAGGAGATCTAGTTTATTTTTATCTCGAAATAGAAAATATTAACCAATTAGAAACCATACATGTTACTAATAACATTTTAACAAAGCATTTTCCTGAACAACAAAATTTAGTAAAATCGAAAGTCGGTAAAAAAAATAAAAGTGTTTTACTTACTAAAGATGAAAATACGACTACTCTAAAATTTTAATTAAAAACCAACTATTAAACACACCATTTATGAAAAAACTCAGTTTTTTATTTTTTTCCTTTTTATTTGTAGCCACTTCTTATGGGCAGATTACAAAACAAGGGCACACAAATCAAAATAAATTTAGGAAGTTAAAACAAGAATTACCAACGCCTAATTTAGAGAGAACAGCTTCTGGAGCACCAGGAACAGCCTATACCCAACAGAAGGTAGATTATAGTATGGACATCATTTTAGATGATGAAAACACCAAAATTACAGGTGCAGAAACCATTACATATCACAATAATTCTAAAGATGATTTAGCGTATTTATGGGTTCAGTTAGATCAGAATATGAGAGCTAAAGATTCTAAAACTCCAGATATTTCCCCAAACTCGATTCCAGATAAATTAAGCAAAAGCAGGTTTGAAAAAAATTATGTAGAGGAAGCATTTGATGGTGGATTTAACATAATGAGCGTTACCAATATGGATGGTTCTAAACTTTCCTATACCATTAACCAAACCATGATGCGTATTAATTTACCAAATCCTTTAACATCTGGAGCAACCTTTAAATTTAATATTGAATGGTGGTATAACATCAACAATCATAGAACTGATGGAGGAAGATCTGGTTATGAGCATTTTCCTGAAGATGGTAATAACAATTATGTAATTGCACAATTCTACCCAAGAATGTGTGCTTATGATAATGTAGAAGGTTGGCAAAATGACCAGTTTTGGGGGCGAAGTGAATTCGCACTAGAATTTGGAGATTTTACAGTAAATATTACAGTTCCTGAAG
The DNA window shown above is from Polaribacter sp. Hel_I_88 and carries:
- a CDS encoding DUF6702 family protein produces the protein MKTKHTLLILFIIPLLSFTTHKYYLSLTQLTYKSESKSIQIIMNVFMDDIELALNKDNDIDLQLTTKKELKNNDVYFENYLKEKLLFKVDGKAKNFNYIGKEYEGDLVYFYLEIENINQLETIHVTNNILTKHFPEQQNLVKSKVGKKNKSVLLTKDENTTTLKF